A single window of Sphingobacteriales bacterium DNA harbors:
- a CDS encoding type IX secretion system membrane protein PorP/SprF has product MKNIYNIFLTVLLCIFIIKANAQQEPQYTQFMYNKLPINAGYTGTREVLSIRALYRDQWTGFDGAPKTVSLGINSPFKKESSSMGFYMVHDRLGVTNQTWFDVTYAYKIKLSKDQKWKLSIGINAGLLLYKSALTEVPIKNQSDIVFQNNVSKVMPDVGAGLYLYHTNFYFGVSVPNFIKYSLFNKDVEQEIQNNYSDKIATAQRTPHLFIMTGGVIPAGKILHIRPQILGKYITSTKQKIPFELDLNLSLMFLQRLNIGATYRTTFKNRSEGSVLQANDSFAALLEVWATKQLMIGYSYDYSLSKLQNYNKGSHEVILGYDFAFKKDKLNTPRFF; this is encoded by the coding sequence ATGAAAAATATATATAATATATTCCTTACAGTTTTGCTATGCATTTTTATAATAAAAGCAAATGCACAACAAGAGCCACAGTACACTCAGTTTATGTATAATAAACTGCCAATTAATGCAGGTTATACTGGAACAAGAGAAGTACTAAGTATTAGAGCATTATACAGAGACCAATGGACTGGCTTTGATGGAGCTCCGAAAACAGTAAGTCTTGGAATTAACAGTCCATTCAAAAAGGAAAGTTCATCTATGGGTTTCTATATGGTACATGATAGATTAGGTGTTACCAATCAGACTTGGTTTGATGTAACTTATGCTTACAAAATAAAATTATCTAAAGACCAAAAATGGAAATTGAGTATTGGTATTAATGCAGGATTATTACTATATAAAAGTGCATTGACCGAAGTTCCAATTAAAAATCAATCTGATATAGTTTTCCAAAATAATGTATCAAAAGTAATGCCTGATGTAGGTGCTGGTTTATATTTATATCATACAAATTTTTATTTTGGAGTAAGTGTTCCAAATTTCATCAAATACAGTTTATTTAATAAAGATGTAGAACAAGAAATTCAAAATAACTATTCTGATAAAATTGCAACTGCACAGAGAACGCCTCACTTGTTTATTATGACTGGTGGTGTTATTCCTGCAGGCAAGATTTTACACATTAGACCACAAATATTGGGTAAATATATTACATCTACGAAACAAAAAATTCCTTTTGAGTTAGACTTAAATTTAAGTTTAATGTTTTTACAAAGATTAAATATTGGTGCAACTTACAGAACAACATTTAAGAATAGATCTGAAGGTTCTGTACTACAGGCAAATGATAGCTTTGCTGCATTGTTGGAAGTTTGGGCAACTAAACAATTAATGATTGGATATTCTTATGATTATAGTCTATCTAAATTGCAAAACTATAATAAAGGAAGTCATGAAGTCATCTTAGGGTATGACTTTGCTTTCAAAAAGGATAAACTAAATACACCAAGATTTTTTTAA
- a CDS encoding OmpA family protein, producing the protein MNNYKNIYVLIILMIFSLSTNAQLIDGGGVQPTTFGGLKKADQAYNNLNYADAIPMYQQYLKKNNVDADAYAKLGDCYRLTLDYANAANAYANATKYNTTNADYILKYAQMLQATGNYEKALIQYNNYTTIKGNGDQIVNNQINALGHINDYYSKNRFSVNNLSFNSPQYDFAPVFYKEGLVYTSSRNATKPIRNTSSWTGTAFFDLFYIKGKNQKFDKKIEVFFKDKNTKLHDGVISFLPNQEQFYYTRNNFLDGKVKTAKKLKPTQNMYLTDIEGKNETPFEYNSDDYNIGQPSLTSDGNTMYFVSDMPGGFGGKDLYVSINENGKWSAPKNLGDKINTAGDEMFPFIHQDNKSFYFASNGHGGLGGLDIYRTTIGENGSISKVRNMEAPINSSYDDFGLVYGKDKQQGYFTSNRKGGKGLDDIYSMKDAGVYYEGLVVDADTKQPICASRIQLVTEEVAIDSQTTDCNGDFLFDVTTSGKHCLHASAEGYQTNTTTCKTLDGMQIGETMYDTIYLKKAKPVAITVQAKNSESNQNIPNAKVLVYNTCEQKLDSMYTNNKGEICFNVKCECEYNLTVSADNYTSNQITYSPKNDCGSLKSCGEINGKVIAVQLTPIKKETIKVEDIFDNISEDGYIELKGIYYDLNKWNIRKESEVELNKLLTFLNGNPEAIVEIASHTDSRGSNTYNQTLSQKRAQSVVNWLIEHNINKDRLYPKGYGETKLKNKCADKVVCTEEEHQLNRRTEFKVISNYKVLESKP; encoded by the coding sequence ATGAATAACTATAAAAACATTTACGTATTAATAATCTTAATGATATTTTCATTATCAACTAATGCGCAACTAATTGATGGAGGAGGAGTCCAGCCAACAACATTTGGTGGACTAAAAAAGGCAGACCAAGCATATAATAATCTAAATTATGCTGATGCAATTCCAATGTATCAACAATACCTCAAAAAAAATAATGTAGATGCTGATGCCTATGCAAAATTAGGAGATTGTTATAGACTAACATTAGACTATGCCAATGCCGCTAATGCTTATGCAAATGCAACAAAGTATAATACTACAAATGCAGATTATATTTTAAAATACGCACAAATGTTACAAGCTACAGGCAATTACGAGAAAGCATTAATACAGTATAATAACTATACAACAATAAAAGGAAACGGAGATCAAATTGTAAACAATCAAATTAATGCATTAGGTCACATAAATGACTATTACTCTAAAAATAGATTTAGTGTAAATAATCTTTCATTCAATTCACCACAGTACGATTTTGCTCCAGTATTTTATAAAGAAGGTTTAGTGTATACTTCATCAAGAAATGCAACAAAACCAATAAGAAACACAAGCTCATGGACAGGCACCGCATTCTTTGATTTATTTTACATAAAAGGAAAAAATCAGAAGTTTGATAAAAAAATAGAAGTATTTTTTAAAGATAAAAATACAAAACTACATGATGGAGTAATTTCATTCTTACCAAACCAAGAACAATTCTACTATACAAGAAATAATTTTTTAGATGGTAAAGTAAAAACAGCTAAAAAATTAAAACCAACACAAAATATGTACTTAACAGATATCGAAGGCAAAAACGAAACGCCATTTGAATATAATAGTGATGATTATAATATTGGTCAACCATCATTAACATCAGATGGAAATACAATGTATTTTGTAAGTGATATGCCTGGTGGTTTTGGTGGAAAAGATTTATACGTATCAATAAATGAAAATGGCAAATGGTCTGCTCCAAAAAATTTAGGCGATAAAATTAATACAGCAGGAGATGAGATGTTTCCATTTATTCATCAAGATAATAAATCATTTTACTTTGCAAGCAACGGACATGGTGGCTTAGGTGGATTAGATATCTATAGAACTACAATAGGCGAAAATGGTAGTATTTCTAAAGTAAGAAATATGGAAGCTCCAATAAATAGTTCATATGATGATTTTGGCTTAGTATATGGAAAAGACAAACAACAAGGATATTTTACTTCTAATAGAAAAGGTGGAAAAGGATTAGATGATATCTATTCTATGAAAGATGCTGGAGTTTATTACGAAGGACTTGTTGTAGATGCAGATACTAAGCAACCAATTTGTGCAAGCAGAATACAATTAGTTACTGAAGAAGTTGCAATAGACAGCCAAACAACAGATTGTAATGGAGATTTTTTATTTGATGTAACAACATCAGGAAAACATTGTTTACATGCATCAGCAGAAGGATATCAGACAAATACAACAACTTGCAAAACATTAGATGGTATGCAAATTGGAGAAACAATGTATGATACAATATACCTAAAAAAAGCAAAACCAGTAGCAATCACTGTTCAAGCTAAAAATTCAGAATCAAATCAAAATATACCAAATGCAAAAGTATTAGTGTACAATACATGCGAACAAAAGTTAGATTCAATGTATACAAATAATAAAGGCGAAATCTGTTTTAATGTAAAATGTGAGTGCGAATACAACCTAACAGTAAGTGCAGATAATTACACTTCAAATCAAATAACATATTCACCAAAAAATGATTGTGGAAGTTTAAAATCATGTGGCGAAATCAACGGAAAAGTAATTGCAGTACAATTAACACCAATTAAAAAAGAAACAATCAAAGTTGAAGATATATTCGATAATATAAGTGAAGATGGCTATATAGAACTAAAAGGAATATATTATGACCTAAACAAATGGAATATCAGAAAAGAAAGTGAAGTAGAATTAAATAAACTACTAACATTCTTAAATGGCAATCCAGAAGCAATTGTAGAAATTGCATCACATACAGATTCTAGAGGTTCTAATACATACAACCAAACACTTAGTCAGAAAAGAGCGCAAAGCGTTGTTAATTGGTTAATAGAACATAATATAAACAAAGACAGATTATATCCAAAAGGATATGGTGAAACTAAACTAAAAAACAAATGCGCTGATAAAGTTGTATGTACAGAAGAAGAACATCAACTCAATAGACGCACAGAATTCAAAGTAATAAGCAATTATAAAGTACTTGAATCCAAACCATAG